In Sulfuricurvum sp. IAE1, one DNA window encodes the following:
- the proB gene encoding glutamate 5-kinase, with product MKRIVVKVGSAVLTEQNRLAKDRMQNLVDLIAELKTKYEVILVSSGAVAAGYTELKLDKKVLANKQALASIGQPILMNKYRKLFDPHGILPSQVLVTAANFNTREESQKAKDTIETLLKHNVVPVINENDATATEELVLGDNDQLSAYAAYHFGADLLVILSDIDAYYDKDPRGNPDAKVRSRIEFITPNELAMEVNPNHNFATGGIVTKLKAADFLLKRGGAMFLASGFELGDVRSFLMEETHKGGSLFKAYEGDA from the coding sequence ATGAAGCGGATTGTCGTCAAAGTCGGCAGTGCGGTTCTCACCGAACAAAACCGCCTCGCGAAAGACCGGATGCAAAATCTCGTTGATCTGATTGCCGAGCTCAAAACGAAATACGAAGTCATTCTCGTCTCTTCGGGCGCCGTGGCCGCAGGGTATACCGAGCTCAAACTCGATAAAAAAGTGCTTGCCAACAAGCAGGCCCTCGCTTCGATCGGACAGCCGATTCTGATGAACAAATACCGCAAACTTTTCGATCCGCACGGGATACTCCCCTCCCAGGTTCTGGTGACCGCGGCAAATTTCAATACCCGTGAAGAGTCCCAAAAAGCCAAAGACACGATCGAAACGCTGCTGAAGCACAACGTCGTTCCCGTCATTAACGAAAACGACGCGACGGCCACCGAAGAACTCGTCCTCGGAGACAACGATCAGCTTTCGGCCTACGCGGCCTACCATTTCGGGGCGGATCTGCTCGTGATCCTCTCTGACATCGATGCTTATTATGACAAAGACCCGCGCGGCAATCCCGACGCGAAAGTGCGCTCGCGGATCGAATTTATCACTCCCAATGAACTGGCGATGGAGGTTAACCCGAACCACAATTTCGCAACCGGCGGAATTGTCACGAAACTCAAAGCGGCCGATTTCCTGTTGAAGCGGGGTGGGGCAATGTTTCTCGCCAGCGGCTTCGAACTTGGCGACGTCCGCAGCTTCCTGATGGAGGAGACCCACAAAGGGGGGAGCCTTTTTAAAGCCTACGAAGGGGACGCATGA